DNA from Synergistaceae bacterium:
AAACAGAAAAAAAGCGCCCTAGTGGGAGATATCTACACGGACCTGGAAAACGAACTGCCTCCCACCGTCTTCACGGGATACACCGAGCGGCAAGGCGAGGGAAAAATTCTGGCGATCCTGACGGAGAAGGGCCGGGTAGACAGCGCCGAGGCTGGGGAAGAATGCGAGCTGGTGCTGGATGTGACGCCTTTCTATGCGGAACGCGGTGGCGAGGTGGGAGATGTCGGACGTATTCATTCGCAGGCCGCGCCAGGTTCTCAGGGTTTATTAGAGGTTTCTCAGGGTTTAATGGAGGTTATCGACGCCGTTCCCCGGGGGAATCTGATTCTGCATCGAGTGAAAATCCTCGCAGGCTCCGTTTCCGTGGGTATAAAAACACACTGCGAAGTGGATGATCACCGACGCTCCGCCATCCGGCGCAACCACACCGCGACGCACTTGTTGCACGAGGCCTTGGGGCGTGTGTTGGGCGGGCACGTGAGGCAGGCGGGGTCTTTGGTAACGGAGCAGCTTTTGCGTTTCGACTTCACCCACCACGGGCCCCTCACCCATGAGGAAATCGAGGCGGTCGAAAGGATCGTCAACGAGCAGACTTTGGCGAACATCGCCTTAGACGTTGCGGAATGTAACAGGGAAGAGGCGAGAAAAAGAGGCGCGAAGGCCTTGTTCGACGAGAAATACGGGGACATTGTACGCGTCGTTGCCGTGCCTGGTTTTTCGACGGAGCTTTGCGGCGGTCTTCATGTTCGGGCGACGGGAGACATTGGCCTTTTTAAAGTTCTTCGGGAAGAAAGCATCGGGTCTGGCACACGGCGTATTTTCGCGGTGACGGGTATGAACGCCCTGGAGCTGTTGCAGCGTGCCTCGCGTTCGATCACTCGCCTGGGAGAAATTCTTTCTGCGGACGAGACGAACTTACCGGATAAGGCGGAGGTCCTGGTGGGAGAAGTGCGCCAGTTGCGGCGGCAGTTGGAGGAAGCGCGCCTTAAAGAACTGGCGAACAATGCGAAAAGCGCTTTCGAGCAAAAGGAGATACGGGGTGTTCTGCTGCAAATGGGCAAATTCCCCCAAGCCGCGCCGGACATGCTGCGGGACGTGGGAGACAAGGCGAAGTCGCTCCATTCCCCCACCGTCGTGGTCATGGCCTCCGTGACAGGCGACGATTGCCGCCTGGTGGTCATGGCCGACGACGCGGCGGTTAGAAAAGGGGCGGATGCTGGGGCCTTGGCCAAAGAGGCCGCGCTCCTCCTGAGCGGGCGTGGCGGCGGCCGCCCCAACATGGCTCAGGGAGGCGGAAAAAGCATCGAGAACCTGGACCGAGCCCTGGCGAAAATCGCAACCATGTTGGAGGGTCAGGTAAAGGATTCATGAGGCGGGTTTTGGCTCTTGATATAGGCTCAGTACGTATTGGAGTAGCTGTTACGGATCCCTTGGGTCTTTTCGCTCAAGGGATTGCCGTGTGGCAGGTCCAAGATGACTGGCGGGAGAAGCTGGAGGAATGTCTGAGGCAATACGACCCTGAACCTGTTCTGATCGGTATGCCGCGTCGAACGGACGGGAGCTATGGCCCTGAGGCACAGAAAATTCAGAAACTGGTGGAGGAGCTACAGGAGGCCTATCCCCATCGGCAATTCGAGACTTGGGACGAGCGCTATACCACCGTCATCGCGCAACGAGCGCTGTTGGAGGCCGACGTTTCCAGAGGTAAGCGCAAACAAAAGGTCGATAAAATCGCCGCGGCTCTTATCCTCCAGAGCTGGTTGGAGACTCAGGGCAGTCACCCCAGATAGCATAAACAGATAACAGATAGAACAGATAGACAAATAATAATAGATAGAATAATAATAGATAGATAGATAGATAGATAGACAGACAATAAATAGAGATGATTGATCGGAAAAATCGCCGATCTCTTGTGAAAAACGTGATTGTTCATCCAACGCTCACACTCCCGATATTATTGCGAAAGATTCCGTAGCTTAGACGTTAGCATAGACGTTGTCCGGCAAACGGCACCGTAAAAAATACGGCAAAATGGAGGTTCAATATCTGTATTTCAATTGAAGGACGCTTGAACGACGCTGTATTTCAGCTCTTTTCGTGTACAATAAAATAAATTCTCAAAAAAGGAGGGGAAAAATGTGGCGTCTGCTACGGCAGGGGCAGAAATGTCCGTTCTGAAAAAAATACTTCATTACTCGGATATCGGCGTAGCGCTTCTGATGATCCTTGTAGTGACTATGATGATCATTCCTCTCCCCACGTGGTTTATAGACATTTTGTTGGCGTGCAACATTACTCTGGGCGTGATCGTCTTGTTGGTTACTTTTTACGTCAAGCGAGCCCTGGAGCTCTCGGTGTTTCCGACACTCCTGCTCATCGTAACGCTTTTCCGCATCGCGTTGAACGTCTCCACCACGCGCCAGATTCTTTTACAGGGCGACGCCGGAAGTATCATCATGGCTTTTGGGACGTTCGTGGTCGGAGGCAATTACGTGGTGGGGGCCGTTATCTTCTTAATTTTGGTGGTCATTCAGCTCGTGGTCATCACCAAAGGCGCTGAGCGCGTGGCCGAGGTGGCCGCCCGCTTTACGCTGGACGCCATGCCGGGCAAACAGATGGCCATCGATGCGGATCTGAACTCCGGCCTCATCGACGAAAACGAGGCCAAGGAACGCCGCCGGGACATCCAACGTGAAGCAGACTTTTATGGCGCCATGGATGGCGCTTCCAAGTTCGTCAAAGGAGACGCTATGGCAGGGCTTCTCATTACCCTCATCAACATTATTGGGGGGTTGACCATCGGCGTTTTTCAGCGTGGAATGCCGGCAGCGAGGGCCGCTGAACTTTACAGCCTCCTAACTGTGGGCGACGGTTTGGTTTCCCAAATTCCGGCGCTGCTTTTTTCAACCGCTACGGGCGTCATCGTCTCCCGCGCGGCGGCGTCCTCCGATCTGGGGCAGGATATCGTGGTGGCGTTCACCAAGTATCCTCGCCCGCTTTACATCGGAGCGGGCCTTTTGTTCGGGCTGGCTATCATTCCGGGGCTTCCCACGATCCCCTTTATCATTCTGGGAGCGATGATCGGGTCGATGGGGTATATGGTGACGCGGGAAGGAACGGCCCAGGCCATCGAAACCGCGGAAAAAACCTCCACTCCGGCCTCGGGCAAGGGTGCGCCGGGAACCCCTCAGTCTGCGGGGCGCGGCGACGCTCAGTCCACTACGTCTCCCGCTTCGCCGGAAGAGGTCATGCGCCTCTTGACGGTGGAGCCTATGGAAGCGGAGATCGGTTACGCGATCATCCCTTTGGTGGACCCCGCTCAGGGAGGTGATATGCTGGAGCGCATCGGAACGATTCGCAAGCAGATGGCTATCGAGCTAGGGTTGATCGTTCCTCCCATCCGCATTCGCGACAACATTCAGATCAAACCCACGGAGTACGTGCTCCGGGTCAAGGGAGCGGAGGCGGGGCGGGGCGAGCTCTTGCCCGACCATTATCTGGCGATGAACACGGGCACCGTGGAGGAAGAACTGGTCGGCATCCCCACCACGGAGCCAGCTTTTGGGCTGCCCGCGCTCTGGATCTCTCCCGACCTTCGAGATAAGGCCGAGACGATGGGCTATACCGTCGTGGACGCCCCCTCCGTTCTGGCCACACACTTGTCAGAGGTCATCAAGAAGAACGGCGCGGAGCTTCTGACGCGGCAGGAGGTCCAAAAACTCACCGATATGGTGAAGGAAAACGCGCCGGCGGTGGTAGAGGAGCTTTTAACCTCCCTGTCCCTCGGCGAAATTCAGAAGGTTCTTCAAAACCTCATTCGAGAACAGGTACCCATACGGGACCTCGTGACAATATTCGAGGCCCTGGCGGATTATGGTAAGATGTCGCGCAGCGTGGATTTTCTGACGGAACGAGCGAGGGAATCTTTGGCGCGCCTGATTTCCTTAAAAATTCAGGGGGCCGCCGGGGTCATCACGGTGGCTACCTTGTCACCGAACTGGGAGCAAAAGATCATGGCGGCTATGGATGGGGACCTTGCTAGAGGGTGGCAGTTGAACCTGGACCCCAGGGAAGTCCAGAAGATGATCGCCGCAATCTCCCGCGCTGCTGACGATATGACCATTAAAAACCTGATGCCGGTTCTTTTGGTGCATCCCAATGTTCGGTTGGTAGTGCGGCGATTGGTGGAGGGATCAATATCTAATATTTTTGTGGTATCTTATAATGAAATAGCTCACGGAATTCAAATCAAAACGGTGGGAATGGTGGAATAGATGCGAGTTCTCAACCAGATAACCTTCGAAGCCAAGGACGACGCGGAGGCGCTTAGGCTAGCCAGCGAGCGCTTGGGCAAGGACGCGGTCATCCTATCTACTCGAACGGTGCGCGTGGGAGGGTTTATGGGATTTTTCCAGCGCAATGTTCTCATGGTTTCAGCGGGTATTCTTCAAGACGACTCCAAAGAGGGAAAACCGAAGGAGAGAGAGAAGGACGACACAACTGCCAAAGAGCGACTGGTGGCGTTTCAGAAACTTCTAGAGTTTAAACAGGCAACGGAGACACGGGGAGGAACGGAACTCCAAGAGCTCCCCACTCGACAAACGACGGCCCAGGATGGAATGGCGAGGGTGATTTACTCGCCAGCAGGTATTGGGGCGGCGGGCAGGAATGCCCAGGGGTTTGACAACATTCACCTCTCCGCGGCGGGTTTGGCCTCCGCGACGAATGACCCCATCGCGCAACGAAAGATTCTCGTGGACGGGATTGATGTCATGGATTCCGTCAAACTCAAGGAAGAGGTGAGCAATCTCTCGCAAAAGCTCGACACGATTTTACAACGTTTGGGGAGCATACCCAACGAACATGAGGCTAAAGAGACCGAGGTTAGACTGGATAAAAACTTCGAGGCAGGATTTCCAGGGCTTTTCACAGCGCCCGGAAAACGGAATGACTCGGACGAACTCTACCGGAAACTGGTGGAGGCGGAGATGGATGCTGACTACGCGCGGCAGTTGACGGAGGAGTTCAGAGGGAATAAAAGAAATGTCACTTTTTCTAAATGGCTAGAGTCGAAGATCCGTTGTGCCTCCGACTCCTCGCAGAACGCGCTGGGGGGCCGGAGGGTCATGTTGTTGGGCCCCACTGGCGTCGGCAAGACGACGACCATCGCGAAGCTGGCAGCCATACAGGCCCTTTGGGAGCACAAAAACGTTCTCCTTCTTACCAGCGACACCTACAGGATAGCCGCGGTAGATCAACTGCGGACCTACGCCAAGATCTTGGGGGTCCCCATCGAGGTCATTTTCGAGATCGAGAACTTTGCCGATGTCCTGGAGGATCACTCTGACGCGGAGCTGATTTTGCTGGACACGGCGGGGCGCGGGCAGAAAGACCGCAAGAACTTGGAGACACTGGAAGTTTTGTACAACGTCTTCAAACCCGATGCCGTCCACCTGGTACTGGCCGCAAACATGAAGTACAGGGATATGCTGGACGTAGTCCAGTGCATGTCCGTCATCCCCGTTTCCCACGTCATTTTCACGAAATTGGACGAGACGGTGAGCTACGGGGCTATTTTCAACATGCTGAAGTCTCTGGATAGGCCCGTTTCTTTCTTTACCACAGGACAAAACGTGCCCAACGACATAGAAGTGGCATCTAGCGCTCGCTTAGCCGGTCTTTTGATGAGCGAGGAAGATGAGCGAGGAAATGGAGAAATTGCGCCGTGAATAAAAGTTCCGTGGTGTTTTCCGACCAGGCGAAAGAGCTGAGACGTATCGTCGAACAGCACCGGCAGGAAAGCCGAAAAGGCGGAAATTTGAGGACGATAACGGTTCTCAGCGGAAAGGGCGGCGTCGGCAAGAGCAATTTATCTGTCAATCTAGCCTGCGCCTTGGCGGAAGGGGGAAAAAAGGTGGTGCTCCTGGACGCGGATCTGGGATTGTCCAATATCGACATGCTTTGCGGCATCACCGCCAAGTACAACCTCTCCCATTTGATCGAGGGAAGCAAGACCCTGAACGAGGTTCTGGTGGAGTTGACACACAACGTCTGGATATTGCCCGGAGGATCGGGGATCAAAGAACTGGCGGATTTAGAGGAGTCTCACCTAGTGGGATTGATCGACAGCTTGAGCGTTTTGGAGGACAGAGCCGAGATTTTATTGATCGACACGGGGGCCGGAATCCACAGAGGGGTGCTCACCTTCGCGGCGGCGGCTGATACTTTGATTTTGCTGACGACGCCCGAACCCACTTCCATAAGAGACGCCTATGGCGTGTTGAAAGCCTTGAAAGGTTCCTCTGAGGGCGCCCATAAAAAGGATGTCGTTTTTGTGGTCAACATGGCCAACAGTGAAAACGAGGGCCTTGAGGTCGCGAATCGACTTCGGATGGCGGCAAGTCAATTTCTGGATTTTTCGATTCACTATATTGGCTGCATCTTGAAGGATCGTTCTGTTGAACACGCTGTGCGCGCCAGAAAACCGTTTTATCAGCTCTACCCGCATTCGGCGGCAACAGCGTGCGTCAGAAAACTCGCGCGCGCGATGTTTGGAATGCCCGCCGAAAGGGTGACGAATCTTCAGCCGCCCAAAGGTCTGAAGGCCTTTTTTTTCCGGCTGACGCGGCAACATTTTGTAGAGAGATGAATATGAGAGATGAGTATAAGTATGAATAAGGAATTGGAGCAATCCCAAAAGCAACTGGTGGAAACGCTGATCGGCTCCAAAGTGGAGCTGGTGATTGCCTTGGGGCTTTATAAAGGAACCTACGCTTCACGCCTCGAAGAGCTGGAAAACGGCTTGATTGGGTTGTCGCACCCAACGTTGCGGGGAGCTTTGTTGCCCACGTTCCGCAGCACAGAGCTTTTAATGAAAATAGATGGGAGTGGCTGTTATTATCAGGCCACGGCCTCGGTGATACGCAGCACCGTCAACGTGCCTGTGCCTCTTTTATGGGTCAAACCCGTTTCCGATCTGGAAAAAGTCCAGCGGAGAATGTTCGTCCGGGTTCCCTGTTCGATCAAGGCGGACGCCTTTTGTCTGAAGGCCGGCGAGGACCCCGTGGAGGGTGCGCCTTCTCCCCAAAATATCCCAAAGGAGTGGTTTCCGGTGCGCGTATCGGACATCAGCCTAGGAGGAGTCGGTGTCTCGGTCAAGAAAGAGTTGGTCTCTCGTTGTATTGAAGGTGGCCGCTATCTTTTGTCGCTGAACATCAGCGGAACGACTTTTTTTCTGGTGGGCAAGCTGGTTAAAATTCTACAGAGAGACGCGAGCAAGACAGAGATCGGGTTGGCCTACGAGGGTTTGTCTACTTTTCTGGAGAAGTTGATGGGCGGGTATATCCGACAACAAGAATTTATAACGCGAGGGTAATGAATGATGAAGGAAATGAGAGAATCGAAAGTCAGAGTACTCATCGTGGATGATTCCGCCTTGATGCGGAAATTATTGGGGGACATCCTCTCTGCGGATCCTCGCATCGAGGTCATCGGAACGGCAAGAGACGGTATCGATGGATTGGCCAAGATTCAGGCGTTGTCCCCAGACGTGGTGACTCTTGATGTGGAGATGCCCAACAAAAATGGACTGGCCGTGTTGGAGGAATTGATGAAAACTGACCCCATCCCCATCATCATGGTCAGCAGTCTGACCCAAGAAGGAGCTCAGGTCACGCTCAAGGCGCTGTCCTTGGGTTGTGTGGATTTTGTGGCAAAACCGTCGATCTCTATTTTCACCAATTTCAAAGAAATAGCCGCGGAGATCGTCTCCAAAGTGCTCATGGCCAAGGGGGCGCGAGTGAGTCCTTACTTTAAAAAAGATGGAGTGGAGCTGAAAGCTGGAGGGGTGGCGATGTCTCATATTCTCGCGTCGGGGGGAGGAGCGCCAGGGTACAAACCGACCAGAAAGGAAATCGTCGCTATTGCGTCCTCGACGGGGGGACCTCTGGCTTTACAACAGGTGTTAGCTAAGCTGCCCGAAGATTTTCCGGTTCCCTTGGTTATCACCCAGCACATGCCGAAGGATTTCACCACCTCGTTGGCGAAGCGGCTCGACTCTATATCCGCTCTCTCGGTGTTTGAAGGAGAGGAAGGTATGGAGCTGAAGCGGGGCTCCGTGGTTCTCGCTCCTGGAGGAAGCCACATGATCGTGAAGCGGCGGTCAAACGGAGTCGCTTATTGTGGACTTTCCGACGCGCCTCCTGTGTTATCCGTCAAACCCTCGGCGAATATAATGTTTTTAAGCGTCGCCGACGAATATGGCGGCAAAGCGGTAGGAGTGGTTTTGACGGGAATGGGCCGGGATGGGACGGACGGCGCTGTCGCCCTTCACGGAAAGGGCGCTCATATTATCGCGGAAGCTCAAGAGACCTGCGTCGTATACGGTATGCCGAAAGCGGCGGTGGAAGCTGGAGTTGTGGATGAACTTTTGCCTTTAGGCGAAATTCCCGATGCTCTTTTAAGAAGCGTAAAAGGATAAAATACACTAAAATAAACGAGGAGTACTTTTCGGAATTCACGAGTTTGGGGATGGTAGACCATGACTGAAATGGATATGAGTCAATACCTAGGCGCATTTTTGGATGAAGCTGGCGACAACCTTCAGCGATTGGACGATCTTTTGCTAGCGTTGGAAAAAGACACGACAAATTTGGACATTATCAACGAAATTTTCCGCTCCGCTCACACATTGAAAGGGATGTCCGCCACGATGGGGTTCGAGAAAATGGCGGGTCTCACTCACGCTTTGGAGGATCGCCTGGACGCGGCTCGGAAAGGCACCCGCCACCTCAGTGACGCCGACATGAACCTCATGTTTTCTTCCCTCGACACCATGCAGGCCATGGCGGACTCCATTCGGGGAGGAGAAAGCGACGCGCATATGGATGTTTCCGTCCTGGTGGCCGCTTTGCGCAACATGAACGAAAACGCGGCCTCCGCGGCCAACGAGAAGGCCGCCAAAGGGGAGGCCGCCAAAGGGGAAGCGTCTGTTCCCCTTGAAAACAACCCTTCCTATGGACCGTTATCCCAGCAAGAAAAAGAATGGATCTCGGAAGCAAAAGGAATAGGCCGCACCGTTTTCAGGATTCAGGTGGTTTTAAGCGAATCTTGCCTTTTGAAGGCGGCTCGAGCTTATATGGTCGTTAATCGAATGGAGGAGCTCGGAGACGTAATTAAGACGGACCCCTCCATAGAGGCACTGGAGAACGAGGACTTTGCTCTTGATTTCACGATCTTCCTCGCCTCCGAACAAGCCGTGGGACAGGTCAAAAACGCGGTCCTTAAAATCAGCGATGTGGCCACGGTGATCGTGGATGAACTTAAACAAGACGCGTCCGCTGAACATCAAGAACCCGAGGAAAAAGAAGAAAAAGTAGTGATCCTCGAAGCCTCCGATATTCCCCAAGTTCCAAGCTACGCCAAGGCGGAAGCGCATCCGGCGCCGGCGGTGCTTCTCAAAACGGACGTGAAAAAGGCCAACCAAACTGTACGCGTGGACATTGGACGTCTAGACAAGCTCATGAATCTGGTGGGAGAGTTAGTCATCGGGCGTGCTCGCATCGAAAGACTAGTACAGGAGGCTCGTCTACGCGAGTTTGATGAACCACTGTCCCAGTTGGGACGTATCTCGGGAGACATTCAAGAACTGGTCACAAAGTTACGCATGGTGCCGGTGTCTTTCACTTTCGACCGTTTTCCAAGGCTCATACGCGATATGTCAAGGGCCCTGGGGAAGGAAGTGGAGCTGGTCCTGGAGGGTCAGGACACGGAACTCGACCGTACCGTCATCGACGAGATCGGGGACCCTATGGTTCACTTGATCCGCAACTCTTTAGACCACGGAATCGAAACTCGGATGGACCGCCGGGCGGCCGGTAAACCTGAAAAAGGAACGTTGAAGATCTCGGCCTATCAGGAGGGCAGTGGCGTCATTATCGAGGTGACGGACGACGGTCAAGGTATCGATCCTGAAAAAGTTAAGAAGAAAGCTGTGGAACGTGGGATTCTGGACGAGGACACCGCCGCCACGATCTCAGATGAGGAGGCCATTCAAATCGTTTTGCTGCCGGGATTCAGCTTGGCGCAGACCGTAACGGACATTTCCGGGCGAGGCGTGGGCATGGACGCGGTTAAAACCAAAGTAGAAGCCCTGGGCGGGCAACTGGATCTCGTCTCCCGGATGGGTCATGGAACCAGCGTTTACGTGCGGCTACCCTTGACCTTGGCGATCGTGTTGTCGCTTTTGATCAAGGTCGGAGATGAAACCTACGCCATTTCCCTAGAGAACGTGGAGGAGACGATCCTGGTCAAGCGGGAAAACATCAAGACGGTCCATGGTTCCCCGGCGGCTCTGTTGCGGGGTGAAGTGCTCTCCTTGAGCGACTTGGGCAACGTGTTGGGAACGACAGTAGAGGATACAGACCGGGACGAGTACCCAGTGGTGGTCGTGAAGATCGGTAAAAACAAGATCGGATTCATCGTGAACGAGCTAATCGGACAGCAGGAAATCGTTATTAAATCCTTAGGGCGCTTCTTGTCCAAGATCAAAGGTATCGCGGGGGCGACGATACTGGGCGACGGCAATGTGGCCTTGATTCTGGATATGGCGTCTTTTTACACGACAAAAGCGTAGCAAGAAAGGGAGATTATGTTGGATCTCAGCTCGTTCAACTACCTACAACTGGATGCTATCCGAGAAGTGGGCAATATCGGGACCGGCAACGCGGCTACGGCGTTATCCAAGCTGTTGTCGTGTATGATCGATATGGATGTTCCCAAGGCCGACCTGGTATCCATTTATTCGTTACCGGAATACTATGGAGATCCAAACTCCTTGGTAGCGGCTGTCTTCGTTCGATCGTTGGGTGAATTTGGATGCAGCTTGATCTTCATTCAGGACGAAGACGATTCTAAGTTGATGGTGGATCTCTTGCTGCGACAGCAGTTTGGAGATTCCCTTCCAGTCGATTTACCGGAAGAGATGAGGGAGAGCGCGCTTTCTGAGGTCGGCAACATCATTCTCAGCTCTTTTTTAAACGCAATCAACATGCTGATTGGAACGCGGCATCAAATTTCCGTGCCGGGGGTGGCCCATGACATGTTGGCTCCCATTTTAGATGTAATAATCTCTATTTTAGGGCAAGTAGGAGAGATGGCGCTGGTTGTCAACACGGAACTTCGAATAGCCGGGGTGAAAAATAAAGACGGGAAAGTCTCTGGAAATATTATCATGGCGCCTGACCCCGACGCTCTCGAACTCCTCTTGAGAAAGCTACAGGTACTGTAGATATGGAAAACGCTTATCATGTGGGGATGGCTGACTTGATTGTGGTCAGCGCGCCCGCGAAATTGATAACGCTAGGGTTGGGATCCTGCATCGGACTGGTGATTTTCGACGCCACAGCCAGGATCGTGGGGATGGCTCATATCATGTTGCCGGATAGTCGCGGAGCTAAGGGAATTGAAAAATTGGGAAAATTTGCGGATACCGCCGTTCCTGTCGTGATCGACGAAATGATCAAGAAAGGCGCGATAAAAACCAGGATGAAATCCAAGATCGCGGGAGGTGCCCAAATGTTTGCGCTGTCAGATACGACTACCGAGTTTTTATCCGTGGGTTCGCGTAACATCAAGGAGACCACGGCAATGTTGGCCAAGGCGGGCATCCCCTTGATTGCCTCCGACACCGGAGGCAACAAAGGTAGAACGGTGGAGTTTTCGACAAACACCTGGATGTTGACGATCAAAACATTGGGTAAAGGCAAGACGGAAATCTAAAGGGAGGAATATCCTTGGGGCTTGAAATTCCCGATGCCGAACTTTGGCGCGAATACGGCAAAAACCCTACAACGGAGCACAAGGAAAGAATCGTAAAAAGATACCTCCCTCTTATAAAATATGTGGTCGGCAGGATGACTGTTTCTCCCCCCACGGGACTCGATTACGACGATCTTTTGAGTTTTGGAGCTTTCGGTCTGTTGGACGCTATCGATAGATTTGACATTTCCAAAGGATTTTCCTTTCAGACTTTTGCCGTGCCTCGGATCCGTGGCGCGGTTTTAGATGAGTTGCGCAAATACGATTGGATCTCTCGAACGGGTCGCGAAAAACTACAAAAACTGAATAACGCGATCGAGAGAGTTTTGCAGGACAAGGGTAAGTTGCGCGACGAGTGGGTTATGCGGGAAATGGGCGTGAATGAAAAAATGTATCGGGAAATCCTAGAGCTGGCCAGTCGCAGTTACATCATTTCTCTTGATGAAATCGTCACCCTAGATGACGGAGATGTCAACCTCGAAGGTATCGTGGCCAGCGACGAGGAAAGTATTGTCTCCGTCATGGAAACCCAGGACGACTTGGATCATATTACGAAAGCTCTTGCGCGGCTGCCGGAGCGAGAGATGCAGGTGATTTCCTTTTATTATTACGAAGGCCTGACCTTGAAGGAAATAGGCCAGATTCTGGGAGTGACGGAGTCGCGGGTTTCCCAGATTCACGGTAAAGCTATAAGCGCTCTCAAGGCTTTGGTTACGTTGTAGAATGAGGCCATTGATTCGTTTTTTGGGCTGATTCAAATCCACGAAAAAAAGATTTTGAGGTTTATGAAGCGAAGAGGAGGGATGCAACGATGACGGAGGATGTGCTG
Protein-coding regions in this window:
- the alaS gene encoding alanine--tRNA ligase, whose product is MRYRSGKEIRELFIKFWVGKGSYHYPSFSLIPEDPSLLFTIAGMVPFKAYYLGIRTPEYPHAVTSQKCVRTNDIENVGRTARHHTFFEMLGNFAWGSYFKKEAISWAWEFLTQVIGLDPDKMYASIYENDEEAWTAWHDLVGLPETRIRRFGQDENYWFMGEGGPCGPCSEIYYDRGEGYGCGSPSCDVGCDCDRFLEIWNLVFTQYDRQKNGDLIPLPRNNIDTGMGLERLTSVVQGVDTDYETDLFMPLIEHTCAKAGIRYGENAKNDMAARVIADHARSVAFMLADGVLPANDGPGYVLRRLLRRGARYGRLLGFESGFLGEYLPILIDIMGDPYRELIENNLTIKKIIDVEENRFEKTLMQGTDLFDSEATRLKSGGGKTLPGDVAFTLYDTYGFPIELTLEMAEEQGISVDREGFDKAMEAQRQRARVKSKQKKSALVGDIYTDLENELPPTVFTGYTERQGEGKILAILTEKGRVDSAEAGEECELVLDVTPFYAERGGEVGDVGRIHSQAAPGSQGLLEVSQGLMEVIDAVPRGNLILHRVKILAGSVSVGIKTHCEVDDHRRSAIRRNHTATHLLHEALGRVLGGHVRQAGSLVTEQLLRFDFTHHGPLTHEEIEAVERIVNEQTLANIALDVAECNREEARKRGAKALFDEKYGDIVRVVAVPGFSTELCGGLHVRATGDIGLFKVLREESIGSGTRRIFAVTGMNALELLQRASRSITRLGEILSADETNLPDKAEVLVGEVRQLRRQLEEARLKELANNAKSAFEQKEIRGVLLQMGKFPQAAPDMLRDVGDKAKSLHSPTVVVMASVTGDDCRLVVMADDAAVRKGADAGALAKEAALLLSGRGGGRPNMAQGGGKSIENLDRALAKIATMLEGQVKDS
- the ruvX gene encoding Holliday junction resolvase RuvX encodes the protein MRRVLALDIGSVRIGVAVTDPLGLFAQGIAVWQVQDDWREKLEECLRQYDPEPVLIGMPRRTDGSYGPEAQKIQKLVEELQEAYPHRQFETWDERYTTVIAQRALLEADVSRGKRKQKVDKIAAALILQSWLETQGSHPR
- a CDS encoding MinD/ParA family protein — translated: MFSDQAKELRRIVEQHRQESRKGGNLRTITVLSGKGGVGKSNLSVNLACALAEGGKKVVLLDADLGLSNIDMLCGITAKYNLSHLIEGSKTLNEVLVELTHNVWILPGGSGIKELADLEESHLVGLIDSLSVLEDRAEILLIDTGAGIHRGVLTFAAAADTLILLTTPEPTSIRDAYGVLKALKGSSEGAHKKDVVFVVNMANSENEGLEVANRLRMAASQFLDFSIHYIGCILKDRSVEHAVRARKPFYQLYPHSAATACVRKLARAMFGMPAERVTNLQPPKGLKAFFFRLTRQHFVER
- the flhA gene encoding flagellar biosynthesis protein FlhA is translated as MSVLKKILHYSDIGVALLMILVVTMMIIPLPTWFIDILLACNITLGVIVLLVTFYVKRALELSVFPTLLLIVTLFRIALNVSTTRQILLQGDAGSIIMAFGTFVVGGNYVVGAVIFLILVVIQLVVITKGAERVAEVAARFTLDAMPGKQMAIDADLNSGLIDENEAKERRRDIQREADFYGAMDGASKFVKGDAMAGLLITLINIIGGLTIGVFQRGMPAARAAELYSLLTVGDGLVSQIPALLFSTATGVIVSRAAASSDLGQDIVVAFTKYPRPLYIGAGLLFGLAIIPGLPTIPFIILGAMIGSMGYMVTREGTAQAIETAEKTSTPASGKGAPGTPQSAGRGDAQSTTSPASPEEVMRLLTVEPMEAEIGYAIIPLVDPAQGGDMLERIGTIRKQMAIELGLIVPPIRIRDNIQIKPTEYVLRVKGAEAGRGELLPDHYLAMNTGTVEEELVGIPTTEPAFGLPALWISPDLRDKAETMGYTVVDAPSVLATHLSEVIKKNGAELLTRQEVQKLTDMVKENAPAVVEELLTSLSLGEIQKVLQNLIREQVPIRDLVTIFEALADYGKMSRSVDFLTERARESLARLISLKIQGAAGVITVATLSPNWEQKIMAAMDGDLARGWQLNLDPREVQKMIAAISRAADDMTIKNLMPVLLVHPNVRLVVRRLVEGSISNIFVVSYNEIAHGIQIKTVGMVE
- a CDS encoding flagellar brake domain-containing protein — translated: MNKELEQSQKQLVETLIGSKVELVIALGLYKGTYASRLEELENGLIGLSHPTLRGALLPTFRSTELLMKIDGSGCYYQATASVIRSTVNVPVPLLWVKPVSDLEKVQRRMFVRVPCSIKADAFCLKAGEDPVEGAPSPQNIPKEWFPVRVSDISLGGVGVSVKKELVSRCIEGGRYLLSLNISGTTFFLVGKLVKILQRDASKTEIGLAYEGLSTFLEKLMGGYIRQQEFITRG
- the flhF gene encoding flagellar biosynthesis protein FlhF yields the protein MRVLNQITFEAKDDAEALRLASERLGKDAVILSTRTVRVGGFMGFFQRNVLMVSAGILQDDSKEGKPKEREKDDTTAKERLVAFQKLLEFKQATETRGGTELQELPTRQTTAQDGMARVIYSPAGIGAAGRNAQGFDNIHLSAAGLASATNDPIAQRKILVDGIDVMDSVKLKEEVSNLSQKLDTILQRLGSIPNEHEAKETEVRLDKNFEAGFPGLFTAPGKRNDSDELYRKLVEAEMDADYARQLTEEFRGNKRNVTFSKWLESKIRCASDSSQNALGGRRVMLLGPTGVGKTTTIAKLAAIQALWEHKNVLLLTSDTYRIAAVDQLRTYAKILGVPIEVIFEIENFADVLEDHSDAELILLDTAGRGQKDRKNLETLEVLYNVFKPDAVHLVLAANMKYRDMLDVVQCMSVIPVSHVIFTKLDETVSYGAIFNMLKSLDRPVSFFTTGQNVPNDIEVASSARLAGLLMSEEDERGNGEIAP